In the Candidatus Electrothrix sp. GW3-4 genome, one interval contains:
- a CDS encoding PAS domain-containing protein — MEDKKKNRAHLLAEIKLLQGKLVELESVQQEKQEIEVALQQSKELLEMLMNNIPSQVFWKNRALIYTGCNQTFAEVVGMSSPSEVIGKSDYDFQRNSTHAKSYRAWDKKIMEKGEPVLDLEESYHNAEGDEGTVLTSKVPLKDQEGNVYGILGICTDISARKKIELENESLIRELKDAIAEVKTLEGFLPICSNCKKIRDDQGYWKQIELFIMEHSDAEFSHSICQECVQKLYPGLVDKDGNFSTP, encoded by the coding sequence ATGGAAGATAAGAAAAAAAACCGTGCGCATCTCCTTGCTGAAATAAAACTTCTGCAAGGAAAACTCGTCGAGCTGGAGTCTGTCCAACAAGAAAAACAAGAAATTGAAGTGGCGCTTCAGCAATCAAAAGAACTTCTCGAAATGCTGATGAATAACATTCCAAGTCAGGTCTTTTGGAAAAACCGTGCGCTTATCTACACGGGGTGCAACCAAACCTTTGCCGAAGTGGTCGGTATGAGTAGCCCCTCAGAAGTGATTGGAAAGTCTGATTATGATTTCCAGAGGAACTCGACCCACGCGAAGTCATACAGAGCGTGGGACAAGAAGATCATGGAGAAAGGGGAACCTGTCCTTGACTTAGAGGAATCCTATCACAATGCAGAGGGGGATGAAGGGACGGTCCTTACAAGCAAAGTTCCTCTGAAAGATCAAGAAGGTAACGTATATGGAATTCTCGGGATATGTACCGATATATCTGCGCGGAAAAAAATTGAGCTCGAAAATGAATCACTTATAAGAGAATTGAAAGACGCCATTGCGGAGGTAAAAACCCTTGAGGGGTTTCTCCCCATCTGCTCAAATTGCAAAAAGATACGGGATGATCAGGGATATTGGAAGCAAATTGAATTATTCATCATGGAGCACTCTGATGCCGAATTTAGTCACAGTATTTGTCAGGAATGTGTCCAAAAGCTCTATCCTGGACTTGTCGATAAGGATGGGAATTTTTCTACGCCATGA
- a CDS encoding DUF350 domain-containing protein: MINFTETAELYYGMLYIVLGIAVLALSKVIVNLMTPYKINKELVHSDNQALGVTLAGYYAGVVIVFLGAVIGDSSRELDNLTDLVVEAGMDLGYAVLGIFVLNLCRKLVDLAILYRFSTVKEIITDRNIGTGAVEAGAMIATALMIAGAVQGTGSFLSTLVFFVLGLLLLILFSHFHAFLTPYDDHAEIEKDNVAAGAYLGFSLVALGIIVLKATAGDFISWGYNLSWFAGYAVIGFLGLAVLQKMILIIFLPGANIEEEISRDRNLNIAWIGGTMSVGIAALIFFLL; encoded by the coding sequence ATGATCAATTTCACAGAAACCGCTGAGCTCTATTACGGTATGCTGTACATTGTCCTGGGGATTGCCGTGCTGGCGCTCAGTAAGGTTATCGTCAACCTGATGACCCCCTACAAGATCAATAAGGAGCTGGTCCATTCCGATAACCAGGCCCTGGGCGTGACCCTGGCTGGCTATTACGCCGGGGTGGTCATCGTCTTCCTTGGGGCGGTTATCGGGGACAGCTCCAGAGAGCTGGACAATCTCACTGATCTGGTGGTTGAGGCCGGGATGGACCTGGGCTATGCCGTCTTAGGCATCTTTGTCCTTAACCTCTGTCGCAAGCTGGTGGATCTGGCCATCCTCTATCGATTCAGCACAGTCAAAGAGATCATAACCGACCGCAACATCGGTACCGGGGCCGTGGAGGCAGGCGCCATGATCGCCACCGCCCTGATGATCGCCGGAGCAGTGCAGGGGACAGGCTCCTTTCTCTCCACCTTGGTCTTCTTTGTCCTTGGCCTGCTGCTACTCATCCTGTTCAGCCATTTCCATGCCTTTCTGACCCCCTATGATGACCATGCTGAGATTGAAAAAGATAACGTGGCTGCCGGGGCCTATCTCGGCTTTTCCCTGGTGGCCCTGGGCATTATCGTGCTCAAGGCCACAGCGGGCGATTTTATCAGCTGGGGCTATAATCTCTCCTGGTTTGCTGGCTATGCCGTCATCGGTTTTCTCGGGCTGGCAGTCTTACAAAAGATGATCCTGATCATCTTTCTGCCTGGTGCCAATATTGAGGAAGAGATCAGTCGTGACCGCAACCTGAACATCGCCTGGATTGGCGGCACCATGAGCGTCGGTATTGCTGCGCTCATCTTCTTTCTGCTGTAA
- a CDS encoding protein-export chaperone SecB yields the protein MGISSITSQFQFVSYKVDRLQFDIKPDLALLASTRNLPVDMWDIVFSIRQPSFFSQEKSYVAGLDIKIELKADNERSDGESESLISLSAGIAGLFQVSDERLEAGLEEKIVKNHFPVLLLPYLRSTITSLLANAGFTPFIFPLINLHKLTEDALKDIEVKVIN from the coding sequence ATGGGCATTAGCAGCATAACATCACAATTTCAGTTCGTATCATACAAGGTTGACAGACTTCAATTTGATATCAAACCAGATCTGGCCTTGTTGGCTAGTACCAGAAATCTGCCTGTTGACATGTGGGATATTGTTTTCTCTATTAGACAACCATCCTTCTTTTCTCAGGAAAAAAGTTACGTAGCGGGGCTTGATATTAAAATTGAACTGAAAGCTGACAATGAAAGATCAGATGGAGAGTCAGAATCTTTAATCTCGCTATCTGCTGGAATAGCTGGCCTTTTTCAAGTGTCAGATGAGCGGCTTGAAGCTGGACTAGAAGAGAAAATAGTAAAAAATCATTTTCCTGTTTTGCTACTGCCTTATTTGCGTTCTACTATAACGTCATTATTGGCTAACGCAGGTTTTACTCCTTTCATATTTCCGTTAATTAATTTGCACAAATTAACTGAAGATGCGCTTAAAGACATCGAAGTAAAGGTGATTAACTAG
- a CDS encoding helix-turn-helix domain-containing protein, whose amino-acid sequence MPTPKSPSIAVSEQQKEILSKIARQSTADFREVSRASLILEIEKGKPNSKIAKVMSCSIDKVKHWRYKWLANQDTLMQIETDPQNANQLEKSIREVLKDNPRPGAPVTYSSEQYCQILAVALEHPEESGRPISQWSSRELADECNKRGITSGISDRQVGRFLKRNRCETSS is encoded by the coding sequence ATGCCTACACCCAAATCGCCATCAATTGCTGTTTCCGAACAACAGAAAGAAATTTTGTCAAAAATAGCTCGACAATCAACAGCTGATTTTCGTGAGGTAAGTCGGGCTTCTTTAATATTGGAGATTGAGAAAGGAAAACCGAACTCAAAGATTGCAAAAGTCATGAGTTGCAGTATCGACAAGGTTAAACATTGGAGATACAAGTGGCTGGCCAACCAAGATACTTTAATGCAAATAGAGACTGATCCCCAAAATGCCAATCAGTTGGAAAAAAGTATTCGAGAAGTTTTAAAAGATAATCCGCGTCCGGGAGCACCAGTAACTTATTCTTCAGAACAATATTGTCAGATTTTAGCAGTTGCACTGGAGCATCCCGAAGAAAGCGGTCGTCCAATTTCTCAATGGAGCAGTAGGGAATTGGCGGATGAATGCAATAAGCGTGGGATAACCTCTGGAATTTCGGACCGTCAAGTGGGCCGATTTTTAAAAAGAAACCGATGTGAAACCTCATCATAG
- a CDS encoding carbohydrate binding domain-containing protein: MLNKTSISVCFLLLIGAPFFFIGGQNLELRSLEALWNLGHVLFFSLVTWLGCLVFQYYRPETPILTYRIYIFLSVLIIGASIEGLQLNIVGRHNFDIADIFRNQLGCLIMLTLVSSRMKQRKKSTVYLYQLTAVLLISVALYPLSKAAIDELTALNQFPLLSDFETPFEVDRWEGNSLLSIHKGIFRHGQHSLQVRLLTDTYSGASLASFPGNWQGFDSLFFSIYSCDDNLKLTCRIHDAEHNHQYSDRFNKRFILKKGWNDLMISLDDIEKAPVDRLINTDKIKKIVFFVSRQEREHTIYIDHIYLKRNETEPY, encoded by the coding sequence ATGCTGAACAAAACTTCAATCTCAGTTTGTTTTCTTTTGCTTATAGGCGCACCGTTTTTTTTTATCGGGGGACAAAACCTTGAGCTGCGGTCACTTGAAGCACTTTGGAATCTGGGGCATGTTCTGTTTTTTTCTTTGGTAACTTGGCTGGGGTGCCTTGTATTTCAATATTACCGCCCTGAAACCCCCATATTAACCTACCGTATTTATATATTTTTATCAGTTCTCATCATAGGCGCCAGTATTGAGGGGCTACAGTTAAATATTGTTGGACGACATAACTTTGATATTGCAGATATTTTCAGAAACCAGCTTGGCTGTTTAATCATGCTTACACTTGTTTCTTCCAGAATGAAGCAACGGAAGAAATCAACAGTTTATCTGTATCAACTCACTGCCGTTTTGCTTATCAGTGTCGCTTTGTATCCTTTAAGCAAAGCCGCCATTGACGAGCTGACAGCGTTAAACCAGTTCCCTCTACTTTCTGATTTTGAAACACCTTTTGAGGTTGATCGCTGGGAAGGAAACTCGTTGTTAAGTATTCATAAAGGTATTTTCAGGCACGGACAGCACTCACTCCAGGTGCGATTGCTGACTGATACCTATTCCGGGGCATCTCTTGCTTCATTTCCTGGAAATTGGCAAGGATTTGATTCTTTATTTTTTAGTATTTATTCCTGTGATGACAATCTCAAATTGACATGTCGCATCCATGATGCAGAGCATAATCATCAATATTCAGATCGATTTAACAAGCGATTTATATTGAAAAAAGGATGGAATGACTTGATGATTTCTCTGGATGATATCGAAAAAGCACCGGTGGATCGCTTGATAAATACGGATAAAATTAAAAAAATAGTGTTTTTTGTTTCCAGGCAGGAGAGAGAACATACGATTTATATCGATCATATTTATCTGAAAAGAAATGAGACTGAACCTTATTGA
- a CDS encoding 4Fe-4S binding protein, which translates to MPEKKKSRLILFRRTVQGGMLLLLGQWSFYGVFRCPFAVPFLNCQSCPVITCSGRITSLFWGFWLSLPIIGLLFGRAFCGWGCPGGLLSQLSAKVAPFKLAGKNAFNRFAPYGKYLALLTALVLWLVLNNPRWAIPIRIGEFMNSIHLTFEHANTAWLIRSLTVLAFLAAGLIFSNLWCRIACPTGGLLELFRRPVLFSFYTTEQCNNCNACQGACDMGTRPAESNCTNCGDCQSACPRDAIQFGRPNSK; encoded by the coding sequence ATGCCTGAGAAAAAGAAAAGCCGTCTGATCCTGTTTCGCCGTACGGTGCAGGGCGGTATGCTCCTGCTGCTCGGCCAATGGTCTTTTTATGGGGTTTTCCGGTGCCCCTTTGCCGTGCCCTTTCTCAACTGCCAGAGCTGCCCGGTCATCACCTGCTCGGGCAGGATTACCAGCCTGTTTTGGGGTTTCTGGCTTTCCCTGCCCATCATCGGCCTGCTCTTTGGCCGGGCCTTTTGTGGCTGGGGCTGCCCTGGAGGACTGCTATCTCAGCTCTCTGCCAAGGTGGCGCCGTTCAAACTCGCAGGCAAGAACGCATTCAATCGCTTTGCTCCGTACGGAAAATACCTGGCCCTGCTTACGGCTCTGGTACTCTGGCTCGTATTGAACAATCCGCGGTGGGCAATACCGATCCGAATCGGCGAGTTCATGAACTCCATCCACCTGACCTTTGAACACGCAAATACCGCTTGGTTGATCCGCAGCCTGACGGTGCTCGCTTTTCTCGCTGCCGGGCTCATCTTCTCCAACCTCTGGTGCCGGATTGCCTGCCCCACTGGCGGCTTGCTGGAGCTGTTCAGGCGTCCGGTTCTTTTCAGCTTCTACACCACCGAGCAATGCAACAACTGCAATGCCTGTCAAGGTGCCTGCGACATGGGAACCCGACCGGCAGAAAGCAACTGCACCAACTGCGGGGACTGCCAAAGCGCCTGCCCCCGTGACGCCATTCAGTTCGGGCGTCCGAACTCCAAGTAA
- a CDS encoding rhodanese-like domain-containing protein, translated as MMDMNLSQHAQDKEVQLWLPYPESDDNQTISNILLHGDYAEATVHRDKVFNTPMLYARWDKDATSRKLTLSFQAERKEVTRPEFPAKEADWNPEDFAKYLAPTKLGPLDGEVKKLADKITKGKTTVLEKAKAIYDWTVENTFRDPETRGCGVGDVCKLLKRPGGKCADISSVYVALARAAGVPCREVLGIRMGKKEVQDITSWQHCWAEFYLPGHGWVAIDPADVRKKMLKEKLELKDPKTEAYREYFWGGLDPFRVKLGEGRDLVLNPPQHGEPVNYLMYPFAQVGEETLDWLDPAKFSYSISYHQLHQDGYALINTSALKKLLDMEPADLVVVDARNPEEFQEVHIKGAINVPQKSFKEHADLLPKEKSARIIFYCNGVKCGKSRKAAKAALEMGYKHIFVYAEGMPVWEETGMPIYAGPDYEKRIETDKLSPAELNTLIQSKTDTFTVVDVRGPEEFKKGHIPGAINIPSPTFASQSEVLDKKKQIIVYCNGGGRSYNAYRKLMKLGYKDIRQTLFFDWQEAGFPVEKSEE; from the coding sequence ATGATGGACATGAATCTGTCCCAACATGCCCAGGACAAGGAAGTCCAGCTCTGGCTCCCGTATCCTGAATCAGATGATAATCAAACCATCAGCAACATCCTCCTGCACGGCGATTATGCCGAGGCCACGGTCCATCGTGACAAGGTCTTCAACACTCCCATGCTCTATGCCCGCTGGGACAAGGATGCCACCAGCAGAAAGCTGACCCTTTCCTTTCAGGCAGAGCGCAAGGAAGTCACCCGGCCCGAGTTCCCGGCAAAAGAAGCTGACTGGAATCCAGAAGACTTTGCCAAATATCTCGCTCCCACTAAGCTGGGACCCCTTGACGGAGAGGTCAAAAAGCTGGCTGACAAGATCACCAAGGGTAAGACCACGGTGCTGGAGAAGGCCAAGGCCATCTATGACTGGACCGTGGAAAACACCTTCCGTGATCCGGAAACCAGAGGTTGTGGCGTGGGAGATGTCTGCAAGCTTCTAAAAAGGCCTGGTGGAAAATGTGCAGATATCAGTTCTGTCTATGTTGCCCTGGCCCGTGCTGCTGGCGTGCCCTGCCGTGAGGTACTCGGTATTCGTATGGGAAAGAAGGAGGTGCAGGATATCACCTCCTGGCAGCATTGCTGGGCAGAATTCTACCTGCCCGGTCATGGCTGGGTTGCAATTGATCCGGCTGATGTACGCAAAAAGATGCTCAAGGAAAAACTGGAGCTGAAGGATCCCAAGACCGAGGCATACCGGGAATACTTCTGGGGTGGACTTGATCCTTTCCGCGTCAAACTGGGTGAGGGCCGAGATCTGGTGCTGAATCCGCCTCAACATGGCGAGCCGGTGAACTATCTTATGTATCCCTTTGCCCAGGTCGGCGAAGAGACCCTGGACTGGCTTGATCCGGCAAAATTCAGCTACAGCATCAGTTACCATCAACTACACCAGGACGGCTACGCCCTGATTAACACCTCTGCCCTGAAAAAGCTCCTTGATATGGAACCAGCGGATCTGGTGGTCGTGGATGCCCGTAATCCAGAGGAATTTCAGGAAGTGCATATCAAAGGTGCAATCAATGTTCCCCAGAAAAGCTTCAAGGAACATGCGGACCTCCTGCCCAAGGAGAAATCCGCCCGGATCATCTTTTACTGCAACGGAGTAAAATGCGGTAAAAGTCGCAAGGCAGCCAAAGCCGCTCTAGAAATGGGCTACAAACATATCTTTGTCTATGCCGAGGGGATGCCGGTCTGGGAAGAAACAGGAATGCCCATCTATGCTGGCCCTGACTATGAAAAACGGATTGAAACGGACAAGCTCTCTCCGGCCGAACTGAACACCCTGATCCAAAGCAAGACCGATACCTTTACCGTGGTTGATGTCCGTGGTCCAGAGGAATTCAAGAAGGGACATATTCCCGGAGCCATCAATATCCCCTCCCCCACCTTTGCCTCTCAGTCCGAGGTGCTGGATAAAAAGAAACAGATCATCGTCTATTGCAACGGCGGCGGCCGGAGCTATAATGCCTATCGCAAGCTGATGAAGCTGGGCTATAAGGATATCCGCCAGACCCTGTTCTTTGATTGGCAGGAAGCAGGGTTTCCTGTAGAGAAATCCGAGGAATAA
- a CDS encoding transposase: MKPHHSRYWLNPNHDNEELFVLEVKDVCETYHEAPRKAVINGRRTISIDENTGIQALERKNPTKKIEPGKPERIEFEYIRHGTLSLIANFDVVTGEVVSPSIGDTRDEHDFCEHIRSLILSDPETREWVFVADQLNTHKSESLVKLVSELCEIKDNLGVKGKQGILKSMKSRAEFLRKKDHAIRFVYTPKHCSWLNQVEIWFGILTKKIIKRGNFTSKKDLRSKLLDFIDYFNATMAKPYKWTFNGLPLKA; encoded by the coding sequence GTGAAACCTCATCATAGTCGGTATTGGCTCAATCCCAATCATGACAATGAAGAACTGTTTGTTTTAGAAGTGAAAGATGTCTGTGAAACATACCACGAAGCTCCCCGAAAGGCGGTAATAAACGGCAGGCGAACCATCAGTATTGATGAAAATACCGGAATACAGGCTCTTGAGAGGAAAAATCCGACAAAAAAGATAGAGCCGGGAAAGCCGGAGCGGATTGAGTTTGAGTACATCAGGCACGGAACACTCTCGCTCATTGCAAACTTTGACGTAGTGACCGGTGAAGTCGTCTCTCCCAGCATAGGAGACACTCGGGACGAACATGATTTTTGCGAACATATTCGAAGCCTTATATTAAGCGATCCGGAAACTCGGGAGTGGGTCTTTGTGGCTGATCAGCTCAATACTCATAAGTCGGAATCACTTGTCAAGTTGGTCAGTGAATTATGCGAAATAAAAGATAATTTAGGCGTCAAAGGGAAACAAGGCATTTTGAAATCAATGAAAAGCAGAGCCGAATTTCTCAGGAAGAAAGACCATGCAATTCGCTTTGTTTATACCCCAAAACACTGTTCATGGCTCAATCAAGTAGAAATTTGGTTTGGTATTCTTACTAAGAAAATCATTAAAAGAGGTAATTTTACATCAAAAAAAGATCTCAGGAGCAAATTGCTCGACTTTATTGATTACTTTAATGCGACAATGGCAAAACCATACAAATGGACATTTAATGGGTTGCCGTTAAAAGCATAG
- a CDS encoding substrate-binding domain-containing protein yields the protein MVTRSNSTNGQRRDFLKTAGAAMLASAVPWNQARARTSEFAGQSLQVWSCGGLAEAFMQANQLYEERTGTTISYTGAFAAALGKSLLANGRTEVFAGRVLELAQKLRSAGKMVFFNPLCFTQYVMITPKGNPAGINTIQDLARPGVKVVLAPDASPPGGAAVLKLLEKTGVKDAALANTVVQGSCVQEIMTSVIDGTGDVAVVEKRLTRIPNFQGQTEVVPLPDNQQPPPPLPFTIGMMEDAQNPDLARDYIAFILSEQGQACFEQQGFIPALSAKGQELVEKLGVKDA from the coding sequence ATGGTAACGAGGAGTAATTCGACCAACGGACAACGAAGAGATTTCCTGAAAACTGCCGGAGCCGCCATGCTGGCCAGCGCAGTTCCCTGGAACCAAGCGAGGGCTAGAACCAGCGAGTTTGCCGGACAGAGCCTCCAGGTTTGGTCCTGTGGTGGTTTGGCTGAGGCATTTATGCAGGCCAATCAACTCTACGAGGAGCGAACCGGGACCACCATCAGCTATACCGGGGCCTTTGCTGCGGCCCTGGGCAAGTCCCTCCTGGCCAATGGCCGGACAGAGGTCTTTGCCGGACGGGTTTTAGAACTGGCTCAGAAGCTCCGCTCTGCGGGCAAGATGGTCTTTTTCAACCCCCTCTGCTTCACCCAGTACGTCATGATCACCCCTAAGGGCAATCCAGCCGGGATCAACACGATCCAGGATCTGGCCCGGCCCGGTGTTAAGGTGGTGCTGGCCCCGGATGCCTCACCGCCTGGTGGGGCAGCAGTGCTCAAGCTGCTGGAAAAGACCGGAGTGAAAGACGCAGCCCTGGCCAATACCGTGGTTCAAGGTTCCTGCGTGCAGGAAATTATGACAAGTGTCATTGATGGCACCGGCGATGTGGCTGTGGTGGAAAAACGCCTGACCCGGATTCCCAATTTCCAGGGGCAAACTGAGGTTGTCCCCCTACCGGACAACCAACAACCGCCTCCTCCCCTGCCCTTTACCATCGGCATGATGGAGGATGCCCAGAATCCTGACTTAGCCCGTGACTATATAGCCTTTATCCTCTCGGAACAGGGACAGGCCTGCTTTGAACAACAGGGATTTATCCCGGCCCTCTCTGCCAAGGGACAGGAGTTGGTTGAAAAACTAGGGGTGAAAGATGCCTGA
- a CDS encoding SLBB domain-containing protein — MKTSLFAGFRQYYIALPVFLLSLYCSIHFQSVALAQDTFPDSTVLAPGDTVRLTLKEHSFLNSLAGNYTVNPEGNISIKGIGAVQMAGGTVSTRKEEIRIALQEIISIEPKAKLSLIKQNRFVLMAHGVRYPGWYKVPLNQSIEDLTDVASGAIPGAALSTAKISRVISGETQDIPFEEALPLQSFDHLTLDINSSSEIVDNGDLLYVVVPREVTPAENAPREMIFFMDEVQVDRYGYIFLSSQGSIKVAGHTTEQISKILTDNLPVYLKTNDKAEVNLIAKKHYTQILGQIAQPGWYNVHESANIQAVIHQAGGILPGGDLGNVIISRKKDGHTERLTADVHYYFLMGDDRMLPVLHENDTIFIPLAPVVDMPEEVAPIEIASIRVLGAVNTPGMYPAPTGMNLLDLLLTAGGGVPEADLSRIQIMRPNKKKEIFNLQSMLNNDTSSQASAPPVLHGDDIVFVPMQEGTAAQSLSPSEMIRILGAVNTPGMYPAPTGMNLLDLLLTAGGGVPEADLSRIQIMRPNKKKELFDLQGMLDSSTSSLASTLPVLHGDDIVFVPMQGGAAAQPPAPSEMIRIYGAVNSPARYPAPKTGLDLLDILIAAGGESADADLEKISIMRADGKKEMFDMNALLDTDRQNAALPKIYGGDIIHIARRLVVPAGELDPDNPFVTIIGLGSQGQGTQPFVPPMSPIQAIAQAGGMNEFADTDDIIIMRRVNGEQKNLPYDYDKALKGKKPDVDFQLQNRDIIYIP, encoded by the coding sequence ACGCTCAAAGAGCATTCGTTTTTAAACAGTCTTGCCGGTAATTATACCGTCAATCCTGAGGGGAATATCAGCATTAAGGGAATTGGAGCCGTCCAGATGGCAGGCGGAACCGTCTCTACTCGAAAAGAAGAGATACGGATAGCTCTCCAGGAAATCATTTCTATTGAACCGAAAGCGAAGCTCTCTCTCATTAAGCAGAATCGATTCGTCCTCATGGCTCATGGGGTTCGCTACCCTGGCTGGTACAAAGTCCCTTTAAATCAGTCAATTGAAGACTTAACAGATGTCGCTTCAGGTGCCATTCCTGGAGCGGCTTTATCTACAGCAAAAATATCCAGGGTGATTTCCGGTGAAACTCAGGATATTCCTTTTGAAGAAGCCTTACCGCTCCAATCATTTGATCATCTTACGCTTGATATTAACTCGAGCAGTGAGATTGTCGATAATGGTGACCTGTTGTATGTAGTTGTTCCCAGAGAAGTTACACCGGCAGAAAATGCACCGAGAGAAATGATTTTTTTTATGGATGAAGTACAGGTTGACAGATACGGTTATATATTTCTATCCAGCCAGGGCAGTATCAAGGTGGCTGGTCATACTACCGAACAAATCAGCAAAATACTTACAGACAATTTACCCGTATATCTCAAGACAAATGACAAGGCGGAAGTCAACCTCATAGCCAAAAAACATTACACGCAAATTCTCGGTCAAATTGCTCAACCAGGTTGGTACAATGTCCATGAGTCAGCAAACATTCAGGCTGTTATCCACCAAGCCGGTGGTATCCTTCCAGGCGGGGATCTTGGCAACGTGATCATCTCCCGAAAAAAAGATGGTCATACCGAGAGATTGACAGCGGATGTTCATTATTATTTCTTAATGGGTGATGACAGGATGTTGCCTGTGCTTCACGAAAATGACACGATTTTTATTCCTCTTGCTCCGGTTGTTGATATGCCGGAGGAAGTTGCGCCAATTGAAATTGCATCAATCCGCGTCCTTGGCGCGGTCAATACCCCCGGAATGTATCCCGCTCCAACAGGAATGAATCTCTTGGATCTTCTACTCACTGCCGGGGGCGGGGTGCCGGAGGCTGATCTGAGCAGAATACAAATTATGCGACCGAATAAAAAGAAAGAAATTTTCAACCTGCAGAGCATGCTTAATAACGATACGTCTTCGCAGGCTTCAGCTCCACCCGTCCTCCATGGTGACGACATTGTTTTTGTGCCGATGCAAGAGGGGACGGCTGCACAGTCTCTTTCCCCATCAGAGATGATACGAATTCTCGGTGCCGTTAATACCCCCGGAATGTATCCCGCTCCAACAGGAATGAATCTCTTGGATCTTCTACTCACTGCCGGGGGCGGGGTGCCGGAGGCTGATCTGAGCAGAATACAAATTATGCGACCGAATAAAAAGAAAGAATTGTTCGATTTGCAGGGCATGCTTGACAGCAGTACGTCTTCGCTGGCTTCAACTCTTCCCGTCCTCCATGGAGACGACATTGTTTTTGTGCCGATGCAAGGGGGGGCAGCAGCGCAGCCTCCCGCCCCGTCAGAGATGATACGGATTTACGGTGCTGTTAACAGTCCGGCGAGATACCCTGCACCCAAAACAGGATTGGATTTGCTCGATATTTTAATTGCCGCCGGTGGAGAGTCCGCAGATGCTGACCTTGAAAAAATATCAATTATGCGTGCAGACGGTAAAAAAGAAATGTTCGATATGAATGCCTTACTTGACACCGACAGACAGAATGCGGCTTTACCGAAGATATACGGCGGAGACATCATCCATATCGCACGGCGGCTTGTAGTTCCTGCCGGTGAGTTGGACCCCGACAACCCATTTGTTACAATAATCGGATTGGGCAGCCAGGGGCAAGGAACACAACCTTTCGTTCCGCCAATGAGTCCTATACAGGCCATTGCCCAAGCTGGTGGAATGAATGAATTCGCCGACACTGACGATATTATTATTATGCGCAGGGTGAACGGTGAACAGAAAAATTTACCCTACGACTATGACAAAGCACTGAAAGGGAAAAAACCTGACGTGGACTTTCAACTACAAAATAGGGATATTATTTATATACCTTGA
- a CDS encoding S-adenosylmethionine decarboxylase codes for MENGTVFHAALSFRDVGADLGDKKLLQKVAERIVEHFRLDVVDVHWHYYSPIGITGVYVLQQSSLTLHTWPEFNKLVIDVTTCGSEVDLEVILPELKAALSTDTVQLSAEIL; via the coding sequence ATGGAAAATGGCACCGTGTTCCATGCTGCGCTCTCCTTTCGGGACGTGGGAGCGGATCTCGGTGATAAGAAGCTCTTGCAGAAGGTGGCAGAGCGCATCGTTGAGCATTTCCGCCTGGATGTGGTGGATGTGCATTGGCATTACTACTCGCCTATCGGCATCACGGGTGTCTATGTTCTCCAGCAATCCAGCCTGACCCTCCATACCTGGCCGGAATTCAACAAGCTGGTGATTGACGTCACCACCTGTGGCTCCGAGGTGGATCTGGAGGTTATTCTGCCGGAATTAAAGGCTGCGCTGTCCACGGATACTGTGCAGCTTTCTGCTGAGATCCTATAG